One genomic segment of Linepithema humile isolate Giens D197 chromosome 5, Lhum_UNIL_v1.0, whole genome shotgun sequence includes these proteins:
- the l(2)09851 gene encoding glutamate-rich WD repeat-containing protein 1 isoform X1: protein MPIYSEDIPEKMKEEPMEDVMNESSESSDDDESMESENANDSQEKITPKVYLPGQALKEGEELVVDKSAYRLLHHAQSGAPCLSFDVIPDDLGTSRESYPLSMYLVAGTQAAKAHVNNLLIMKMSNLHSNKQCSEDSASESSDSEDEDDENKPIMNVAPIKHQGCVNRVRCTKFGGTTLAASWSELGRVNIWNLQEQLNAIENTDLLTAYRNKCDKGDEVIKPLYTFKGHSSEGFGLDWCRTDLGTLASGDCKGNIHIWRVDSSSASWHVDQRSYNSHAPHSVEDLQWSPNEKNVLASCSVDKSIKIWDTRASPQNACMLTAFDAHTADINVISWNPKESQFLVSGGDDGLLCIWDLRQFGPNGASPIATFKQHTAPVTTVEWHPTEATVFASGGADDQIAQWDLSVEVDHTEESQDSELAKLPPQLLFIHQGQSDIKELHWHPQCPGIMISTAHSGFNIFRTISV from the exons ATGCCTATTTATTCCGAAGATATACctgaaaaaatgaaagaggAACCTATGGAGGATGTTATGAATGAAAGCAGCGAGAGCAGTGATGACGATGAATCTATGGAAAGCGAGAATGCAAATGACAGTCAAGAAAAGATTACGCCGAAAGTATATCTTCCAGGACAGGCTCTCAAAGAAGGAGAAGAACTTGTCGTAGATAAATCGGCATACAGATTACTACATCATGCACAATCTGGTGCGCCGTGTCTCAGTTTTGATGTAATACCAGATGATCTAGGCACTTCAAGGGAGAGTTATCCCTTAAGCATGTACCTTGTTGCTGGAACACAAGCTGCCAAGGCGCATGTCAATAATCTTCTTATCATGAAAATGTCCAATTTGCATAGTAATAAGCAGTGCTCTGAAGATTCAGCAAGTGAATCGAGTGATTCAGAAGATGAAGATGACGAGAATAAGCCAATTATGAATGTTGCACCCATAAAACATCAAGGATGTGTTAATAGAGTTAG atgtaCAAAATTTGGCGGAACAACTCTAGCTGCTAGTTGGAGCGAATTGGGACGTGTAAATATTTGGAATTTACAAGAACAATTAAACGCAATTGAAAATACCGACTTGTTGACTGCATACCGTAATAAATGTGACAAAGGAGATGAAGTCATTAAACCATTATACACATTCAAAGGCCATTCATCCGAAGGATTTGGCCTTGATTGGTGCCGCACAGACCTAGGTACTTTAGCATCCGGCGATTGTAAGGGTAATATTCACATATGGCGAGTCGACAGTAGCAGCGCATCTTGGCATGTAGACCAACGATCATACAATTCACATGCTCCTCACAGTGTGGAAGATCTACAATGGTCGCCAAATGAAAAGAATGTACTTGCATCGTGTTCAGTAGACAAAAG TATAAAGATTTGGGACACGAGAGCGAGTCCACAGAATGCGTGCATGTTGACGGCATTTGACGCTCATACAGCTGACATCAATGTCATCTCTTGGAATCCAAAAGAAAGTCAATTTCTTGTATCAGGCGGAGACGACGGATTACTCTGTATATGGGATTTACGACAATTCGGACCTAATGGCGCAAGTCCAATCGCTACTTTTAAGCAGCACACTGCACCAGTCACCACTGTGGAATGGCATCCCACAGAAGCCACTGTGTTCGCTTCTGGCGGAGCAGACGATCAGATCGCTCAATGGGATCTGTCGGTAGAAGTGGATCATACAGAAGAATCTCAAGACAGCGAATTAGCTAAATTACCACCACAGCTATTGTTCATACA
- the l(2)09851 gene encoding glutamate-rich WD repeat-containing protein 1 isoform X2, with amino-acid sequence MKEEPMEDVMNESSESSDDDESMESENANDSQEKITPKVYLPGQALKEGEELVVDKSAYRLLHHAQSGAPCLSFDVIPDDLGTSRESYPLSMYLVAGTQAAKAHVNNLLIMKMSNLHSNKQCSEDSASESSDSEDEDDENKPIMNVAPIKHQGCVNRVRCTKFGGTTLAASWSELGRVNIWNLQEQLNAIENTDLLTAYRNKCDKGDEVIKPLYTFKGHSSEGFGLDWCRTDLGTLASGDCKGNIHIWRVDSSSASWHVDQRSYNSHAPHSVEDLQWSPNEKNVLASCSVDKSIKIWDTRASPQNACMLTAFDAHTADINVISWNPKESQFLVSGGDDGLLCIWDLRQFGPNGASPIATFKQHTAPVTTVEWHPTEATVFASGGADDQIAQWDLSVEVDHTEESQDSELAKLPPQLLFIHQGQSDIKELHWHPQCPGIMISTAHSGFNIFRTISV; translated from the exons atgaaagaggAACCTATGGAGGATGTTATGAATGAAAGCAGCGAGAGCAGTGATGACGATGAATCTATGGAAAGCGAGAATGCAAATGACAGTCAAGAAAAGATTACGCCGAAAGTATATCTTCCAGGACAGGCTCTCAAAGAAGGAGAAGAACTTGTCGTAGATAAATCGGCATACAGATTACTACATCATGCACAATCTGGTGCGCCGTGTCTCAGTTTTGATGTAATACCAGATGATCTAGGCACTTCAAGGGAGAGTTATCCCTTAAGCATGTACCTTGTTGCTGGAACACAAGCTGCCAAGGCGCATGTCAATAATCTTCTTATCATGAAAATGTCCAATTTGCATAGTAATAAGCAGTGCTCTGAAGATTCAGCAAGTGAATCGAGTGATTCAGAAGATGAAGATGACGAGAATAAGCCAATTATGAATGTTGCACCCATAAAACATCAAGGATGTGTTAATAGAGTTAG atgtaCAAAATTTGGCGGAACAACTCTAGCTGCTAGTTGGAGCGAATTGGGACGTGTAAATATTTGGAATTTACAAGAACAATTAAACGCAATTGAAAATACCGACTTGTTGACTGCATACCGTAATAAATGTGACAAAGGAGATGAAGTCATTAAACCATTATACACATTCAAAGGCCATTCATCCGAAGGATTTGGCCTTGATTGGTGCCGCACAGACCTAGGTACTTTAGCATCCGGCGATTGTAAGGGTAATATTCACATATGGCGAGTCGACAGTAGCAGCGCATCTTGGCATGTAGACCAACGATCATACAATTCACATGCTCCTCACAGTGTGGAAGATCTACAATGGTCGCCAAATGAAAAGAATGTACTTGCATCGTGTTCAGTAGACAAAAG TATAAAGATTTGGGACACGAGAGCGAGTCCACAGAATGCGTGCATGTTGACGGCATTTGACGCTCATACAGCTGACATCAATGTCATCTCTTGGAATCCAAAAGAAAGTCAATTTCTTGTATCAGGCGGAGACGACGGATTACTCTGTATATGGGATTTACGACAATTCGGACCTAATGGCGCAAGTCCAATCGCTACTTTTAAGCAGCACACTGCACCAGTCACCACTGTGGAATGGCATCCCACAGAAGCCACTGTGTTCGCTTCTGGCGGAGCAGACGATCAGATCGCTCAATGGGATCTGTCGGTAGAAGTGGATCATACAGAAGAATCTCAAGACAGCGAATTAGCTAAATTACCACCACAGCTATTGTTCATACA